Part of the Longimicrobium sp. genome is shown below.
GGCGTCCTCTTCCTCACCTGCGCCGAGCTATGAGCGGGCGTCCGATCCGAATCCCATGACACGATTGATCCTCACGATCATCATCGGACTGTGCCTGCGCGGCGGGCTGGCGGCGCAGGGCACCGTCGCGCAGGACATCCGCCTCGTGCCCGATGCGCCCATGCGGGTCACGGCGGAGGGCGGCGTGTGGGTGCGCAGCGAGGCGCGCTTCGTGGCGGTGCGCGGCGACACGCTGGTGGTGGCGCGGCCGGGCGTGGCCGAGGCGGCGCTCCCGCTCGCGAGCGTGCAGGCGGTGCAGGTGATGGCGCGTCCGTCGCGGAGGCGTGCGTACGCGTTGCGAGGGGCGGTGGCGGGGGCGCTGGTGGGGTTCGTCGTGGCCGGGGCGGTGCTGGGGGATGGCTACGACGGAGACGATCCCGGGTTTGGCGTCTTCCTGGCCGCGGGCGCGGGCGCGCCGGTGGGGGCGCTGCTGGGCGCCGGGGCCGGCTACGCGATCGGCGCGCCGCGGTGGGAGGACGTTCGCGTGTGGCCGCAGAGGGTGCGCGTGGGGATGAGTCTCCCGACGCGATAGCGTGTGAGGAGCCAAAAGAAGCGGCACCGGAACGATCCGGTGCCGCTTTCGTTTACCTCATCTTGCCGGTCAGAGTCCCTGCGGCGAGCGCACCGGCCAGGCGTCGGCGGCCGGATCTTCGTCGCGGGGCGGCGGAGAGTAGGGGCGGCGCACGTCCGGCCGATCGTAGACCGGGCGATCGTACGACTGGGTGCGCTCCTGCCGCTCGTAGGGGCGGCGGTCCTCGGGGCTGGCGAGGAGGAAGGTCTGGAGCAGCTCGGGGGTGATGACGGTGCGGTCGTCCGCCTCTTCCCACAGGTCGCGGTGCGGCTGCTGCGGGCCGGTGCCGTGGAAGAGGTGGATCAGCACCCCCTCGTTCTTGGCCGCGCGAATCGCCGGGAGGAAATCGCTGTCGCCGGTGATGAGGATGGCGCGGGACACGCGCTGCTTTACGGCCAGCAGCACCAGGTCCACCCCCAGGTAGATGTCCACCCGCTTTTGCTCGAAGATGGGGCGCTCGCTCTCGCGGTCGGTGCCGCGGTACTCGAGCTTCCCTTCGCGCACTTCGAAGCGGTTCAGGCGGTTGAGGGCGCTGAAGAAGCGCTTCTTCCCTTCCAGCCTCTCCAGCTCCTCCGGCGTCGGCACCGGCGAGACGTAAGGGAGGCAGTGATAGTAGTAGGTTCGCAGGAGGTCGTTGGGCCGTGCCAGCTCGGTGGCCAGCTTGCCGAAGTCGATCCGCGGGGAGCCGCAGTCGCGCGAGACGCGGTCGAAGTAACCGCCGTCCACAAAGATCGCCGCCGCACTCATAATCAATCCTTCAATGGGGATAACGAACCCGCCCGGTGCACGCGGCGGTGAAAAGAAATAGACCCGCGGAGGCGGCCGTCATCATCCGGCGCGCCTCCGCGTCCGATGAATTTGCCACCCCCGCGAGTCGTGTCAAGTTCCATCCCGCCATCGCTTGGGATAGGACAAAATCACTTCAGCGCCCAAACTTACCAGAATCCGCCACGACTCTCGCGGCTAACGGATGCCGATCAGCTCCACGTCGAACACCAGTGTCGCGTTGGGCGGAATGACGGCG
Proteins encoded:
- a CDS encoding NYN domain-containing protein, giving the protein MSAAAIFVDGGYFDRVSRDCGSPRIDFGKLATELARPNDLLRTYYYHCLPYVSPVPTPEELERLEGKKRFFSALNRLNRFEVREGKLEYRGTDRESERPIFEQKRVDIYLGVDLVLLAVKQRVSRAILITGDSDFLPAIRAAKNEGVLIHLFHGTGPQQPHRDLWEEADDRTVITPELLQTFLLASPEDRRPYERQERTQSYDRPVYDRPDVRRPYSPPPRDEDPAADAWPVRSPQGL